One region of Mucilaginibacter gotjawali genomic DNA includes:
- a CDS encoding L,D-transpeptidase family protein yields the protein MKKLTRLLLPFVCFCMAATASAREITARLPKSKQLMVVVTDGWNNLQGKIFVFNRVNHHWVLKFSNAIVVGTAGLAVGDGIIPFNLPGAPVKREGDKRSPAGVFTIGTAFGYGNKKDATWIKDHYVCASDTLICVDDSKSAYYNTLVRKDTAKTAYNSFEEMHLKKDYYKWGLFINHNSGKVVPGDGSCIFMHIWGNAAEGTDGCTAMTEANMLRVLHWINAKNNPLLVQFPIADYKKLRKAYGLPAVKL from the coding sequence ATGAAAAAGTTAACACGTTTATTGCTGCCTTTTGTATGTTTTTGCATGGCGGCAACAGCAAGCGCCCGGGAAATAACAGCACGCCTGCCAAAATCAAAGCAGCTAATGGTGGTAGTTACCGACGGCTGGAACAACCTGCAGGGTAAAATATTTGTATTTAACCGTGTTAACCACCACTGGGTGCTAAAATTCAGCAATGCTATTGTGGTAGGCACTGCAGGGCTTGCCGTTGGCGATGGCATTATTCCGTTTAACCTGCCTGGCGCCCCCGTAAAGCGCGAAGGTGATAAACGCTCGCCTGCCGGTGTTTTTACCATCGGCACGGCCTTTGGTTATGGTAATAAAAAGGATGCCACCTGGATAAAGGACCATTATGTATGCGCAAGTGATACGCTCATCTGTGTTGATGATTCAAAATCGGCCTATTACAATACCCTGGTACGGAAGGATACCGCAAAAACCGCCTATAACAGTTTTGAGGAAATGCACCTTAAAAAAGACTACTACAAATGGGGCCTTTTCATCAATCACAACTCAGGCAAAGTAGTTCCGGGCGATGGCTCCTGCATCTTTATGCACATCTGGGGCAATGCCGCCGAAGGCACCGACGGCTGCACCGCCATGACCGAGGCCAACATGCTGCGCGTACTGCATTGGATCAACGCCAAAAACAATCCATTGCTGGTACAGTTCCCGATAGCTGACTATAAGAAATTAAGAAAAGCTTATGGGTTGCCTGCGGTGAAGTTATAG
- a CDS encoding CPBP family intramembrane glutamic endopeptidase: MDTLTDNRRNIILIVGILFAFLYYPLLGHFVFYGQSHTLQMVLYSRLFIWLEVALLFCYARWGEKSRLLLWAEKSNGFWFYPASFAALYLLAIGAGIVSKIPLAFGLHDNQQVVREMAVIVNKNVPLMVFFCLTAGFTEELIFRGYLVPRLEALFKNKTAAVVVSAVMFSLAHYHYFSISETIFTFCLGVVFAIYYQWYRNIKVLIFTHAFIDFVSFVIFGYLQAHHLQR; encoded by the coding sequence ATGGATACCCTTACCGATAACCGCCGGAACATAATTTTAATAGTTGGGATCCTGTTTGCGTTTTTGTATTACCCGTTGCTGGGGCATTTTGTTTTTTACGGCCAAAGCCACACGCTGCAAATGGTGCTTTATTCGCGGTTATTTATCTGGCTGGAGGTAGCGCTGCTATTTTGTTACGCCCGCTGGGGCGAGAAAAGCAGGCTTTTGCTTTGGGCCGAAAAATCCAATGGCTTTTGGTTTTATCCTGCTTCATTCGCTGCACTTTACCTGCTGGCCATAGGGGCCGGTATTGTATCAAAAATTCCCCTGGCATTTGGCCTGCATGATAACCAGCAGGTAGTGCGCGAGATGGCCGTCATTGTTAATAAAAACGTGCCGCTGATGGTGTTTTTTTGCCTTACAGCCGGCTTTACCGAAGAGTTGATCTTCCGTGGCTACCTGGTGCCGCGGCTTGAGGCGTTGTTTAAAAATAAAACCGCTGCTGTTGTGGTTTCTGCGGTGATGTTCTCATTGGCGCATTACCATTATTTCAGCATCAGCGAAACCATATTTACCTTTTGTTTAGGTGTTGTTTTTGCCATTTATTACCAATGGTACCGCAATATTAAAGTGTTGATATTTACCCATGCTTTTATTGATTTTGTATCCTTCGTAATTTTTGGCTACCTGCAGGCGCATCATTTGCAAAGGTAG
- a CDS encoding tetratricopeptide repeat protein, with protein sequence MKKSLAILLILFTLYSCKNHSAVDYCNAGEKKMHEKSDVGDDALNKAKYKVAVLDFDTAINLDNKYVKAYALRALAKSALGDHDGAMADAEKITSLHPDSASSYIFVANIRQNDFKDFEGAIKAYDQAIKLQSDIPSIYALRGHAEKQTKDYAAAIKDYDHAISICPTGNSLMPYLYSGRGQVKVDMNDKSGACLDFSKAVSLGYTGAQQLIDDNCK encoded by the coding sequence GTGAAAAAATCTTTAGCTATTCTTTTAATTCTTTTTACCCTTTACTCGTGCAAAAACCATTCTGCTGTTGACTATTGCAATGCCGGCGAGAAAAAAATGCACGAAAAATCTGATGTTGGCGACGACGCCCTAAACAAGGCGAAATATAAAGTTGCCGTGCTGGATTTTGATACGGCGATTAACCTGGACAATAAATACGTTAAAGCGTATGCACTCAGGGCACTTGCAAAAAGTGCACTTGGCGATCACGACGGCGCTATGGCTGATGCAGAAAAAATAACTTCGCTACATCCTGACTCTGCCTCGTCTTATATTTTTGTGGCGAACATCAGGCAAAATGACTTTAAAGATTTTGAAGGCGCCATAAAAGCCTATGACCAGGCTATTAAGCTTCAGTCTGACATTCCAAGCATTTATGCTTTGCGCGGCCATGCTGAAAAGCAAACGAAGGACTATGCTGCCGCAATAAAAGACTACGACCACGCTATATCCATTTGTCCAACTGGGAATTCTTTAATGCCTTATTTATATAGCGGCCGTGGCCAGGTGAAGGTTGATATGAACGACAAAAGTGGTGCTTGCCTTGATTTTTCCAAAGCGGTGTCACTTGGTTATACAGGTGCTCAACAACTTATTGATGACAATTGCAAGTAA
- a CDS encoding RNA recognition motif domain-containing protein gives MKVFIAGLPLEVDENELSAVFGDFGPVKSLRIIKDRETKESKGFGFVEMVNDAEAKEAIRCMNGASYYGRRITVNIAEDKGPGFNAGGGAKGGFRRN, from the coding sequence ATGAAAGTATTTATTGCCGGGCTCCCATTAGAAGTGGACGAGAACGAATTAAGTGCCGTTTTTGGTGATTTTGGGCCGGTAAAGTCCCTCAGGATCATTAAAGACCGCGAAACAAAAGAGAGTAAAGGTTTTGGTTTTGTTGAGATGGTGAATGACGCGGAAGCTAAAGAAGCGATCAGGTGCATGAATGGCGCAAGCTATTACGGCCGCCGTATTACGGTAAACATTGCCGAAGATAAGGGCCCCGGTTTTAATGCCGGTGGTGGTGCCAAAGGTGGCTTCAGACGCAACTAA
- the lepB gene encoding signal peptidase I translates to MNWKFLQKKDSTKPKPKKTKAREWLDAIVFAVVAATIIRGLLFSAYAIPSGSMEGTELTGDYLFVSKCSYGARMPNTLLSIPFTEPIMFGIKTYWDAIQLPYLRLPGFTDPKKSDIVVFNKPEEADQNIPVDQRTTLIKRCQAAPGDVLSIVDAQVFINGKAAPNAPMAQTNYTVTTDGRDINPQTLQDLGVTANNGLVANTYEMLIPTQNVAAIKSFSNVKSVVKELQPAGQADPQVFPHNARFKWNIDNFGPLKLPKKGWTVTLNDSTLALYRRAIEVYEHNKVDTTGKTIMINGKKAGSYTFKMNYYWMMGDNRHDSLDSRFWGYVPEDHIIGKAIITVMSIDSTQDFFHKIRWSRIFKPIN, encoded by the coding sequence ATGAACTGGAAATTTCTGCAGAAAAAAGATTCAACCAAGCCAAAACCCAAAAAGACCAAAGCCCGCGAATGGCTGGATGCTATTGTTTTTGCAGTGGTAGCAGCTACTATTATCCGTGGTTTATTGTTTTCAGCCTATGCAATCCCGTCCGGATCAATGGAGGGTACAGAATTAACCGGCGACTACCTTTTTGTAAGCAAATGCAGTTATGGCGCACGTATGCCAAATACCCTTTTATCCATCCCTTTTACCGAACCCATTATGTTTGGTATTAAAACCTATTGGGACGCTATCCAGCTGCCTTATTTGCGTTTGCCGGGCTTTACTGATCCGAAAAAGAGCGATATCGTAGTGTTTAATAAGCCAGAGGAAGCAGATCAAAATATCCCTGTAGACCAACGAACAACTTTGATTAAACGTTGCCAGGCGGCCCCCGGCGACGTCCTTTCCATAGTAGATGCGCAAGTATTCATCAATGGCAAAGCGGCACCAAATGCACCAATGGCACAAACCAATTATACAGTTACTACCGACGGGCGCGATATAAACCCACAAACACTACAGGACCTTGGTGTTACAGCAAATAACGGCCTGGTAGCTAACACTTACGAAATGTTGATTCCTACGCAAAATGTGGCAGCTATCAAAAGCTTTTCGAATGTTAAGAGCGTGGTTAAAGAATTGCAACCTGCAGGGCAGGCAGATCCGCAGGTATTTCCGCATAATGCCCGTTTTAAATGGAATATCGACAACTTCGGCCCGTTGAAATTGCCAAAAAAAGGCTGGACTGTAACCCTTAATGATTCGACGCTTGCACTTTATCGGCGCGCTATTGAAGTGTACGAACACAATAAGGTAGATACCACCGGCAAAACTATTATGATCAACGGTAAAAAAGCCGGCAGTTATACCTTTAAAATGAATTACTACTGGATGATGGGCGACAACCGCCACGATTCCTTAGACTCACGTTTTTGGGGCTATGTACCCGAAGATCATATCATCGGCAAAGCCATCATTACTGTGATGAGTATCGACTCTACCCAGGATTTCTTCCACAAGATCCGCTGGAGCCGCATCTTTAAACCGATCAATTAA
- a CDS encoding phytanoyl-CoA dioxygenase family protein, protein MNTKENATMTTMATMAPANAHKEIPGNPSTAKSSFMKLNDRSNGKPLKVLSEDDWKFWIENGYIVIKNAVPREQAERTANFLWEFEEKDPNNPETWYAPPRAEIQMKELTNTGMVEVYNHQYLWDNRQTQRVYDAFTDIWGTEKLWVTIDRANLNFPIRPGFEYKGFIHWDYDPETRPQNVQGVLALADQTDENMGGFQCIPWLYRNYDTWKLSQPADRDYFKPDVTGLEHVKVKMEAGDLLIFNSLEPHGIRANNSGNKVRIAQYIAMMPAQEDDETLRQWRINSWKDRIAPEGYAFPGDPRNWERTKYPTAQLSELGEKLLGLKDWE, encoded by the coding sequence ATGAATACTAAAGAAAACGCAACCATGACTACCATGGCCACCATGGCGCCTGCCAACGCCCATAAAGAGATCCCGGGGAACCCATCAACCGCCAAAAGCAGTTTTATGAAACTGAACGACCGTAGTAACGGCAAGCCGCTAAAGGTTTTAAGCGAAGACGACTGGAAGTTTTGGATAGAGAACGGCTATATCGTCATCAAAAATGCGGTACCGCGCGAACAGGCCGAACGCACTGCCAACTTTTTGTGGGAATTTGAAGAAAAGGACCCCAACAACCCCGAAACCTGGTATGCCCCGCCACGTGCCGAGATCCAGATGAAAGAACTGACTAACACCGGCATGGTAGAGGTATACAACCACCAATACCTGTGGGATAACCGCCAAACCCAGCGCGTGTACGATGCCTTTACCGACATTTGGGGCACCGAAAAACTTTGGGTAACCATTGACCGTGCCAACCTTAACTTTCCGATACGGCCGGGGTTTGAATATAAGGGCTTTATCCATTGGGACTATGACCCGGAAACACGCCCGCAAAATGTACAGGGTGTGCTAGCCCTTGCCGACCAAACCGACGAAAACATGGGGGGCTTTCAATGCATTCCATGGCTGTATCGTAACTACGATACCTGGAAACTAAGCCAGCCGGCCGACCGTGATTATTTTAAACCTGATGTTACAGGGCTGGAGCATGTGAAGGTAAAAATGGAGGCCGGCGACCTGCTGATCTTTAATAGCCTTGAGCCGCATGGCATAAGGGCCAATAACAGCGGTAACAAAGTGCGCATAGCCCAATACATTGCCATGATGCCCGCCCAGGAAGATGACGAAACGCTTCGCCAGTGGCGCATCAACTCGTGGAAAGACCGGATTGCCCCCGAAGGCTACGCCTTTCCCGGCGACCCGCGCAACTGGGAGCGAACCAAATACCCAACCGCCCAGCTAAGCGAACTCGGCGAGAAGCTGCTTGGGTTGAAAGATTGGGAGTAG
- a CDS encoding head maturation protease, ClpP-related, which translates to MTYKIYLYDTDTDCIGSGTLSSTYVQSQLEAAAGQDVEVHISSVGGSAFDAIAIYDLLKKYNGNVITYIDALAASAASIVAMGGQQVVMSKYALLMIHKPMVGTGGNADELLKDVQMLNIVQARLAQIYMDKTGLDGVTINSLINAVTWLSADQALDLGFIDQVEDYSADITNSALIKNYVNTAPVFYQRYINKILTKKSNMNIENKELIEKTTSVLDKIMNFFKKVVNKQTITDKGTLHHAGELDEGTEVYNDEDMSSPAASDCYTTASGSKIAVQGGQVQKITPPTADPDAVPDADDDDDSAPSDKFKAAKKPVDVQNKLQSIKAKLHAQNALLNEAKDALEAANLRLKKTREEVKNEIRSDFSPEGSKRSNKAKTEPVPFFAPQTALAQNAVRKAVAK; encoded by the coding sequence ATGACCTACAAAATATACCTATACGACACAGATACCGATTGCATCGGCTCCGGTACCTTATCATCAACCTACGTGCAATCGCAATTGGAAGCGGCAGCCGGTCAGGATGTGGAAGTGCATATCAGCTCGGTTGGCGGCAGCGCTTTTGATGCCATCGCCATTTATGATCTGCTTAAAAAATACAATGGCAATGTGATCACTTATATCGATGCGTTGGCTGCTTCGGCGGCTTCTATTGTGGCCATGGGCGGCCAACAGGTGGTGATGAGCAAATATGCATTGCTGATGATCCACAAGCCGATGGTGGGTACCGGCGGCAATGCCGATGAACTTTTAAAAGATGTGCAGATGTTGAATATAGTGCAGGCGCGTTTGGCGCAGATCTATATGGACAAAACCGGGTTGGACGGCGTTACTATCAATAGCTTAATCAACGCCGTCACCTGGTTATCTGCCGACCAGGCGCTCGACCTGGGTTTTATTGACCAGGTAGAAGACTACAGCGCCGACATTACAAACAGCGCACTCATTAAAAACTATGTAAACACGGCACCGGTATTTTACCAGCGCTATATCAACAAAATCTTAACCAAAAAAAGCAACATGAACATCGAAAACAAAGAACTTATCGAAAAAACCACGTCGGTTTTGGATAAGATTATGAACTTCTTTAAGAAGGTAGTAAACAAACAAACCATTACGGACAAAGGCACACTGCACCACGCCGGCGAACTGGATGAAGGCACCGAAGTTTACAACGACGAAGACATGAGCAGCCCCGCAGCCAGCGATTGTTACACCACTGCAAGCGGCAGCAAAATAGCGGTGCAGGGCGGCCAGGTGCAAAAGATCACCCCACCAACAGCTGACCCTGATGCTGTTCCTGACGCGGATGACGATGATGACAGCGCACCATCAGATAAGTTTAAAGCTGCTAAAAAACCGGTGGACGTTCAAAACAAACTGCAATCCATCAAAGCAAAATTACATGCGCAAAATGCACTGTTAAACGAAGCCAAAGATGCGCTTGAAGCTGCAAACCTTCGCCTTAAAAAAACACGCGAAGAGGTAAAAAACGAGATCCGCTCGGATTTCAGTCCCGAAGGCTCCAAACGCAGCAACAAAGCCAAAACCGAACCCGTGCCTTTCTTTGCTCCACAAACTGCATTGGCGCAAAATGCGGTAAGGAAAGCGGTAGCGAAATAG
- a CDS encoding PBSX family phage terminase large subunit: MADQTATALFRQNYNSSAHIVINQGGTSSGKTYAIEQVLFCLAGSTEKLVITVVGQDIPNLKAGALRDAANIYGSSEVLRAAIKNYNKTDRLFEFHNGSLIEFKSYDNAQDAKSGKRDYLFVNEANGVSWEVYCELALRTRQKIFIDFNPNIAFWVHDNLLGRPGVQLIISDHRHNPFLSQQLRDKIESLKVVDEELWRVYARGLTGKISGLVLNNWKIVDELPENRQLLAAGLDFGYTNDETGFIMVYKHDGALWVDEMFYETGLTNPDIAGKLIESGISKKDEIVADSAEPKSIEELRRMGWHINPAKKGPDSVKISIDILKRYELKITRRSVNLRNELSRYKWKTDRSGRTLNEPVDRWNHLIDPLRYVALNKLGAGKKGNIKSRMPASAQPWFDFAAAHLLK, from the coding sequence ATGGCAGATCAGACAGCTACGGCCCTTTTCAGGCAGAATTATAATAGCAGTGCCCATATAGTTATTAACCAGGGCGGCACCAGCAGCGGTAAGACTTACGCTATTGAACAAGTGCTGTTTTGCCTTGCCGGCAGTACCGAAAAACTGGTAATTACAGTAGTTGGGCAGGACATTCCCAACCTTAAAGCCGGTGCGCTGCGCGATGCTGCAAATATTTACGGCTCATCCGAAGTGTTGCGGGCAGCGATAAAAAACTATAACAAAACCGACAGGCTGTTTGAGTTCCACAACGGCAGTTTAATTGAGTTTAAAAGCTATGATAATGCCCAGGATGCAAAGTCAGGGAAGCGCGACTACCTTTTTGTAAACGAGGCCAACGGCGTGTCCTGGGAAGTTTATTGCGAACTGGCATTGCGTACGCGCCAAAAGATTTTTATCGATTTTAACCCCAATATAGCCTTCTGGGTACATGATAACCTTTTGGGGCGGCCGGGGGTACAGCTCATCATATCAGACCACCGGCACAACCCATTTTTATCGCAGCAGTTAAGGGATAAAATAGAATCGTTAAAGGTTGTGGATGAAGAACTATGGCGCGTTTATGCCCGCGGCCTTACCGGCAAAATAAGCGGCCTGGTACTAAACAACTGGAAAATAGTTGACGAGTTGCCCGAAAACAGACAATTATTGGCAGCCGGCCTTGATTTTGGTTATACCAATGATGAAACGGGTTTTATTATGGTTTATAAACACGACGGTGCGCTTTGGGTTGATGAAATGTTTTACGAAACAGGTTTAACCAACCCCGATATAGCCGGCAAACTTATTGAAAGCGGCATCAGTAAAAAAGATGAAATAGTGGCCGACAGTGCGGAACCCAAATCAATTGAAGAACTGCGGCGCATGGGCTGGCACATCAACCCGGCCAAAAAAGGGCCCGATAGCGTTAAAATTTCCATCGATATTTTGAAAAGATATGAATTGAAGATCACGCGGCGAAGCGTTAACCTGCGCAATGAGTTAAGCAGGTATAAATGGAAAACCGATCGTTCTGGCCGCACATTGAACGAACCTGTTGACCGATGGAACCATCTGATAGATCCGTTGCGCTACGTGGCCCTTAATAAATTAGGCGCGGGTAAAAAAGGGAATATAAAAAGCCGGATGCCTGCATCTGCACAACCATGGTTTGATTTTGCTGCAGCCCATCTGCTTAAGTAA
- a CDS encoding DUF5995 family protein: protein MPALTIDDVLQQLATIIADSIRTNNRLGYFAALYYKVTAGVKAGIAKGQFENGPRMEKLDVIFASRYLDALNAWKTGQPVTASWKIAFDATKNSSLLVLQQLFLGMSAHINLDLGIAAVEVSNGQLDDIHNDFDNINTIISALTYEVLNEIDRVSPLLSLLGLHAGNQANILIQFSIDNARDGAWCFAEDLATKKTKADYDACIAARDETIFKLGGSLINNKGFIRFTIWLIHLFEWKNAALIIKTMHEGAKAKIVVE from the coding sequence ATGCCCGCCCTTACTATTGATGATGTATTGCAGCAACTGGCAACTATAATTGCCGATAGCATCCGTACAAATAACCGGTTGGGTTATTTTGCCGCCTTATATTATAAGGTAACGGCAGGTGTAAAAGCGGGTATAGCAAAGGGGCAGTTTGAAAATGGCCCCCGGATGGAAAAACTGGATGTGATTTTTGCCAGCCGCTACCTTGATGCTTTAAACGCCTGGAAAACGGGGCAGCCGGTAACCGCTTCGTGGAAAATTGCCTTTGACGCCACCAAAAATTCATCACTATTGGTTTTGCAGCAATTGTTTTTGGGGATGAGCGCCCATATCAACCTCGACCTTGGCATCGCCGCCGTAGAGGTATCAAACGGGCAACTGGACGATATTCACAACGATTTTGATAACATCAATACCATCATCTCGGCTTTAACTTACGAGGTTTTAAACGAAATTGACCGGGTATCGCCGCTGCTTTCGCTTTTGGGCCTTCATGCGGGTAACCAGGCCAATATCCTGATCCAGTTTAGTATTGATAACGCCAGGGATGGCGCCTGGTGCTTTGCAGAAGACCTTGCCACAAAAAAAACGAAAGCTGACTATGATGCCTGCATTGCCGCCCGCGACGAAACTATTTTTAAGCTCGGCGGCAGCCTTATCAATAATAAAGGTTTCATCAGGTTTACCATCTGGCTTATCCATTTGTTTGAATGGAAAAACGCCGCGCTTATTATTAAAACGATGCATGAGGGAGCGAAGGCGAAGATTGTGGTGGAGTAG
- a CDS encoding carboxypeptidase-like regulatory domain-containing protein — protein MKPIIILLLALFAVPIASFSQNNKAHGPFQLQGIIIAAGDKLSLAYASVGLLNKPVGTIADSSGHFALTLSPENMADTVQISMVGYLPLMRPVREFENSGETIVISLTKK, from the coding sequence ATGAAACCTATTATTATCCTGCTACTGGCGCTTTTCGCAGTGCCCATTGCCAGTTTTTCGCAAAACAATAAGGCTCACGGCCCATTTCAGCTACAGGGAATTATTATTGCAGCCGGCGACAAACTATCATTAGCCTATGCCAGCGTTGGATTGCTCAACAAGCCTGTGGGTACTATTGCCGATTCGTCCGGGCATTTTGCCCTGACCCTTAGCCCCGAAAACATGGCTGACACCGTGCAAATAAGTATGGTTGGATATTTGCCATTGATGCGGCCCGTAAGGGAATTTGAGAACAGTGGCGAAACCATCGTAATCAGCCTAACCAAAAAATAA
- a CDS encoding tetratricopeptide repeat protein: MKKSFTVVLILFTLYSCKNKDAVNYFNAGVAKAREKTDVGDSTANEAARQAKYKAVLHDFDQAIEADNNYILAYENRAIVKRILGDYSGCIADAEKVASLEPDSANVFIFIARTKLEQLKDIKGAIAAYTQAIKINSNNPEYYAMRAMAEGQLNDYTSAINDYSHAIAICPPGSSKIKSFYRRRGDVKLDMNDKTGCLDLVKASSLGDADAQEMISLRCK; the protein is encoded by the coding sequence ATGAAAAAATCTTTTACTGTCGTTTTAATCCTTTTCACGCTTTATTCGTGCAAAAACAAGGATGCAGTTAACTACTTTAATGCCGGCGTGGCCAAAGCGCGTGAAAAAACAGATGTTGGTGATAGCACCGCGAATGAAGCCGCACGACAGGCAAAATATAAAGCCGTTTTGCATGATTTTGACCAGGCTATTGAAGCAGATAATAATTATATATTAGCTTATGAAAACAGGGCGATCGTAAAAAGAATACTGGGCGATTACTCAGGATGTATTGCCGATGCGGAAAAAGTCGCTTCCCTTGAACCGGATTCAGCTAACGTTTTTATTTTTATTGCCCGAACCAAATTGGAACAACTTAAAGACATTAAAGGAGCAATAGCCGCATACACCCAGGCGATAAAAATTAACTCCAATAATCCTGAATATTATGCAATGCGCGCGATGGCAGAAGGGCAGTTAAATGATTATACCAGTGCAATAAACGATTATAGTCATGCTATAGCCATTTGCCCTCCGGGCAGTTCAAAAATCAAAAGTTTTTACCGCCGCCGGGGCGATGTAAAGCTTGATATGAATGATAAAACCGGTTGCCTGGATCTTGTAAAAGCATCATCCCTAGGTGACGCCGATGCACAGGAAATGATCAGCCTTCGGTGTAAATAA
- a CDS encoding S24 family peptidase, which produces MDEPLKPSKIKTIRPETLEFIILYNQLRGKAFSGNAQLAEALGYNSASSITEIIKSRQNIDPEKFRIFKEKYSDFLSGKKNTNNYENTAVSRLSAGIPMFEITATATGVEVYSDINDKEPVGHMNFPGIEDCDFALPVWGHSMYPYLENGCWVALKVIHDKKILPGEVYYIEWGDYRMYKRLLAGDSPDEVIAHSDNVTELVGDRLKYAPFVVKIADIKKLCLVKDIHKKHNH; this is translated from the coding sequence ATGGATGAACCGCTGAAACCCAGTAAGATAAAAACCATCAGGCCCGAAACCCTGGAATTTATCATTCTTTATAATCAGCTTAGGGGGAAAGCTTTTTCTGGTAACGCGCAGCTTGCAGAGGCCCTTGGCTACAATTCGGCGAGCTCGATTACAGAAATTATAAAGAGCAGGCAGAATATAGATCCTGAAAAATTCAGAATTTTTAAAGAAAAGTACAGCGATTTCTTAAGTGGTAAAAAAAATACAAATAATTATGAAAACACGGCGGTGAGCCGGCTGTCGGCAGGTATACCTATGTTCGAGATTACGGCTACCGCTACCGGCGTTGAGGTTTATAGTGATATAAATGATAAAGAGCCCGTTGGGCATATGAATTTCCCCGGTATTGAGGATTGCGATTTCGCGCTGCCGGTTTGGGGGCACTCCATGTACCCTTACCTGGAGAACGGCTGCTGGGTAGCGCTAAAGGTGATCCACGATAAAAAGATCTTACCCGGCGAGGTATACTATATTGAGTGGGGCGACTACCGCATGTACAAACGCCTGCTGGCCGGCGACAGCCCCGACGAAGTAATAGCGCACTCAGACAACGTGACAGAACTGGTTGGCGACCGCCTTAAATACGCGCCCTTTGTGGTAAAAATAGCCGACATTAAAAAACTGTGCCTGGTGAAGGATATTCATAAGAAGCATAACCATTAG
- a CDS encoding AraC family transcriptional regulator, whose translation MRKLQLEEVQPDMGSSFKILNPSLSTTFLWHLHPEYEIVYVESAGGPRHVGDHISRYEGSDLVFIGPNIPHLNFDYGVHTACKQVVIQMKENFLGEVFFNNPEIAAIKQLFKNACYGLSFYGDTKAKVAESLKKLQSLNRFDQLLSLLQIFQQLATSTEVQVLNSNPAGNKAFEKQQKRMSFIYRYVEENYHLKPDVNQLAEMANMTTPAFCRYFKKQTKQTFTDFLNQYRISQAKNLLLQDKTITETCYAIGFEQLSYFNKTFKKLTGENPSGFKKRHL comes from the coding sequence ATGCGTAAACTACAACTGGAAGAAGTACAGCCCGATATGGGCAGCTCCTTTAAAATACTTAACCCCAGCTTAAGCACTACCTTTTTATGGCACCTGCATCCGGAATATGAAATTGTTTATGTAGAATCTGCCGGCGGCCCCAGGCATGTAGGCGACCATATCTCGCGCTACGAAGGCAGCGACCTGGTATTTATCGGCCCCAACATCCCGCATCTTAATTTTGATTACGGCGTACATACAGCCTGTAAACAGGTAGTGATACAAATGAAAGAGAATTTTTTGGGCGAAGTGTTTTTTAATAACCCCGAGATTGCCGCCATAAAGCAACTGTTTAAAAACGCCTGCTACGGGTTATCATTTTATGGTGACACAAAAGCCAAAGTTGCAGAGTCCCTAAAAAAGCTGCAAAGCCTTAACCGGTTCGATCAGTTATTGAGCCTGCTGCAAATTTTTCAGCAACTGGCAACCAGTACCGAAGTACAGGTTTTAAATAGTAACCCGGCAGGCAACAAAGCCTTTGAAAAGCAGCAAAAAAGGATGAGCTTTATTTATAGGTACGTGGAGGAAAATTACCATTTAAAACCCGATGTTAACCAGCTGGCCGAAATGGCAAACATGACCACGCCCGCCTTTTGCCGCTATTTTAAAAAGCAAACCAAACAAACCTTTACCGATTTTTTAAACCAATACCGTATAAGCCAGGCAAAAAATTTATTATTGCAGGATAAAACCATTACCGAAACCTGCTACGCCATAGGCTTTGAGCAATTGAGCTATTTTAATAAAACGTTTAAGAAATTAACAGGAGAAAACCCATCCGGGTTTAAGAAGAGACATTTGTAA